Below is a genomic region from Primulina eburnea isolate SZY01 chromosome 9, ASM2296580v1, whole genome shotgun sequence.
AAAATCATTCCCAAGTCCAAGGCCAGTAAATTAATTAAGGAAACTTGCATGGATGCAAATTTGAATTAACCTATAAATAATAGAAATctatttctggaattcttcattGACTAGGATGGAGATTACACTTCTTTTTTTTGTGGTTGTAAGAATTTACTAGTATTTGCATGGTCGTTATACAACTATGGGTGCATGCTTGTACGAGTGCGGTTGCATGACGAGTCTTGCTAACAACTATTTagtatttattttctttttacatGTCACGCCCTAAGTAGTTATGGACAAATTCAAAAAATTCTCTTCACCATCAACACTCATAACTTGAATCTTCATGTTATTTCTTTACATGTTACAAGAATTGACAACTCTTAATTAGTTAATATAAAGTCAAGATAGTGTTATGAATGAAATAATCCAACAGGTGATGAACAACTAATTTAAGTAGTCACTACTACAAAAACGCaaaacgacaacggattttatccgttgttgaAAATGCGTTCAACGACAATAATTTTATGCATATGTCttgaattatgcatgttgtatATTCTAGCCAGTATTCAAATCTTATTGCATTAATTCTAGTTTACTTGTCTACGTTTGATTCATATTTCATGGGACACCTAAATGGTTCTCAATTGGTTTCTTGAGAAGTACTCATATCTCCTGAATTATGCATGTTTTGTATATTCTAGCTACTTCATATGATTAATCACATCACTTTGACCCCTTAAACTAATAATAATCCCACTcattcaatattatttaataataatttcattttttttaaaatacttatattatgatatataaaatTACGATTACAACGAGATAAGTAAAATTCTGAACCAATTTTTTTAAGTACTAAACATAGACATTTTGTTAAATTTAATGGGTTCTTTTTGTCCAATAATTTTAATTTGCATTAACTCATGATTATAAATTTGACtatcattattatttaaaaatttgctTAATTAGGTTGTTTCTTTTGGTATAATTGATTGTTCAATACTGTACACAACTCTACGGAAGTAAAGTGATGCAATCAATAATTTAAGGGGATGTGTGGGCATTGTTCTTAGTTTAGGGTCCGAAATGAAactacaaatatttatttttcaaatatatgATACCCTATCAAGTCCTAAACGTACGCCTAAAGATATACACAATATATATTCCATATCTCAGAAGATATGGTATGAatctcaatatatatatatatctctctTTGTGTAGAATTTACGTGGCTGAGTTCAAGTATTCAAATTCTGTGGTTTTGGACCCTTTGATCAGAGAGTGTGGATGCAATCAAAGTTACTGTCTTGGTTTACTGTCCctgcttcttcttcttcttcttcttgatTATTTTTTGGCCACCAGATGACAACAGCAATTGTCATCGAGGATGTCCGAATGGAACACTGAGTACTGGTCTGACAGGGCGTGGCGTCGGAATATTGTAAAATTCTACGAAGCTTTTGAAGATGTTGataatatctatatatattgtGATGGAGTAAGGATTCAAGACATCATTTTTCCTCGAAATGAAACCTGGTTGCTCTTATATATGAACTTTATCCAACGGTACTTTCAACGAGAATTATATAAGTTGGGAttcatttatattttatgtAAATCCGGCTCAATCGGATTTCTTAGACTTCCAGCATGTTTATATCATTGTTCGATGTAAATCTTGTCGCCTCTGTGCCTTGCAGGCCATGCGAAGGGGGTGATCTTATCTCATGCACGCAAATGAGAAATTTATAGGtcgaaaattatataaaaaataataatttgatgGCGCATTTGTTTATCTTAAAAAATTTATCCACGACCCgatttggtatatatatataatcatcaAAAACTTAAATCACAATCCATTATTATGTTTATTTCAATTATTGGTTGGGTCAAAATTATCACGtgtttacaaaaaataaaaaattagaggTAATTAttatttgagtaggtctcttgtgagacagtctcacgaatttttatctttgAGACGTGtgaaccctaccgatattcacaataaaaaataatactcttagcataaaaattaatatttttcatggataactcaaataaaagatctgtttcataaaatatgacccgtgaaacTATCTCACATAGGTTTTTgtctaattattttatttattaatgatTAAATGTAATGCAAACTCAGACGGGTTTGGACTTTGGAGGGGTAATTTGTGGATCTTAAAATTCAAAACGTCGTCGGGGAATTGAACCAAATTATTtagggtttttttaaaaataattcaattttttaaataaatttcgaaagtaatttaaaaaataaaacttttgCAAAATAATGTAATCCGCGCTTACAAAGCGCGAATGCTAAGCACGGACAATGGTCGAGTTAGCTACGAATATTTTAGCGACGGATTGTATATAAACACCGTCACTCCAATGGCTTCAGCAACGGTTATAAACCCGTCGCTAAGCCAGAATCGGCGACGGTTCCAAAACCCGTCGCTACAAGTCGCGACGGTTTTACAAACCGGCGCTGTTGCCAAAATTTAAACAAACATCCAcgtaaaatctaaaaaataaaaatttaattaaaaaattaaattattttttttaaaaaaaacccctcCGATATATTTCTCATATTTACAGACAAATGACAATGTCAATTAATCGTGAACATACCctaattcaaaaattttcaattaattcaacGGCTTGCAACTTTGCAGCGTGCAATGTACACTACGGAAAGAGAATTTGCGTGCTGCGAAAAccacaaaaaaagaaaaaaagaaattttaatttaaaaataactcTTCCAATATATTTCTCATATTTACAGACAAATGAAAATGTCAATTAATCGTGAAAATACCTTGAttccaaaattttcaattaatGCAACGGCTTGAGTCTTTGCGGAAAGAGAATTTGCGAGCCACGAAAAACCACAAAAAgtcaaaaaaatgaaaatattttttttaaaaaaacccccCCGATATATTTCCTATATTTACAAGCAAATTGACAATGCCAATTAATCTTGAGCATACCTTGAttccaaaattttcaattaatCGAAAAAATGGCATTGTCATTTGTCTGCAAATATGATAAATATATTGGagggatttttttaaaaaataatttaatttttaaattaaaattgttttttttgaCTTTTTGTGGTTTTTCGCAGCGCGTATATTTTCTTTCCGTGGCGCACATTGCACGTTGCAAAGATGTAAGCCGTTGAATcaattgaaaattttggaaTCAAGGTATGTTCACGATTAATTGGCATTGTCATTTGTCTGTAAATAGGAGAAATATATCGgaggggttttttttaaaaaaaataatttaatttttaaattaaaatttcaatttttcgaCTTTTTGTGGTTTTCGCAGCGCGCAAATTCTCTTTCCGCAGCGTACATTGCACGCTGCAAATATGCAAGCCgttgaattaattgaaaattttggaaTCAGTGTATGTTCACTATTAATTGACATTGTTATTTGTCTGTAAATATGAGAAATATATAGGaggagtttttttaaaaaaatactttaaattttaaatgtaatttttttttggacTCAAATTTTGGTAACAGCGACGGTCGGAAAAATCGTCGCTACGTTTAGCGACAGTGTTTGAGACTGTCGCTAATTCAATTGTAGCGACGggtttaaaccgtcgcaaaatcttgtagagcgacggtttttatataCAATCTGTCGCTAAAATATTCGGTAGCTGACTGGACCAGGGTCGACGCTTCTCCACCTGGATTACATTACTTTtgcaaaagttttttttttaaattacttttgaaatttattttaaaaattgaattattttaaaaaaaacccaacTATTTAGggtttgagtgagtctcatgtgagaccgtctcacgggttataatccgtgagacgggtcaaccctacccatattcataataaaaattgatactcttagcataaaaagtaatactttttcatgggtgacccaaataagagatccgtctcacgaatacgacccgtgaaaccgtctcacacaagtttttgccttaggGTGAAGGACTAGATCATATTAGAAGTCGAGAATTCCGGAATCGCGAGCCCTAAATTATTGAGATTCAGCTCTTATTTCTGCCAGACAGATAATTCTCGATCAGGAAAATTAATTCGGAGCCATGACAGAGGTATGAACGCCCTTCCTCGTTGAAACTATTCCGCTTcgtttttaacattttatttgtAAGCTCAAAGATTTGATTCAACGACCGTGTTTGCGGTgtgaatatatgattttttttatgttttattttcgcGTAATACGTTCCTTGTAATATCTTTTGCAAAATTAAGTGTATCTTCAACTCGCGGGGCAGAGTGCATTTCGAGtctaaaaataagaaattaGACGAAATTTAACGGATTTGAACAGTTTAAATGAAGTCTATTTAGTTCCTAGAATTTCCAAGTTCAATGATAATAGAAGTGCACTGTTCCAAGTTAAGATTTCAAGAAATCGATTGAAAATTCCAATGTATTGTATTTAATAACGAAGACagattgtgtatttattttgttgtgatgtataatttttttcaatGCTGCTGGAATGTACCCTGGCTAAGTTATTTTTCGCCTGGATTGTTTCCATTTGTTATAAAAGCTCATGCGTAATCACATCATTTGTTTTAAAAGCTCGAGGATGGTCGCATCATTAGTAGAAGGGTGAATCTGAGTTTTAGTTGTCTAATGCATTAAGGTGATACTAACTCGGTAATGCTGCTTCAGATTTAGAAAAGATTTATCTGGACTTTACAAGGGTCAGATATGTCTCTTCCATGAttcattttttttgtgttcttaatttgaaagtttttcttattatattcaatttaataatgaagacatgtaaatatgaTTGGCTGTATTCGGTTCTTCCTGTTCTTTATCTCTATATGTTTCTCTCGACATTATCTGTTGATTGATCTTTCTTTTTATTCTGCAGTACTGGGTTAGCCAGGGTAACAAGTGGTGTGACATCTGCAAAATTTGGATATCAAACAATCCAGCAAGCATTAGAAATCATGAGCTTGGCCAGAGGCACAAGGCTAATGTTTCCCAAAAGCTCACTACCATGCGAGAAGATAAAGCTGCAAAAGATAAAGAACAAAAGGCTGCAGCTCGTCTCATGGAACAAATAGAATCTGTGAGCACTGGTGGCAACTTAGTAGTCATCATTTTGAGCCGATTTGGTGGTGGTGTTTGTTCCATAATTCAAATGCTCACATAGTTTTCTACATAGCACTTCATGATTTTCTCCTATTCCTTTAATGATCTCCAGAAATATTTTTCTGCCGGTAAGtctttatttctttttataTTCAAGTCCTCTTATTTTTACTCGATTTTTGCCAGAAAGCCAAGCGCAGCTATCAGAAGGACTTGGCATCTTTTCAGGAGGCAAGGGATTCTAATGCAAATGCCCTGCTTGCTGAGGACAATGATAAAGGAACTGGGGGAGGTTCCTCTATATCTGAAGGTTGTAAAGTTTCGTCTTTTCAATTATGAAATGAATTAATGGTCATCCAGTGTTCCCTGGCAATGGTAGATTTATCTATCCTTTTGAATATGTCGTATCCAATTAATGGCCTTAGGTTTCACTTTGAACTTTGTTAGTGTGTGATTTACGAACCTTCTATTCATGAAGTTCACCGAAGCATTACGTTTCATCACATATGAGTATGACATATGAGATTTTGTTATAGAATGCGGTTAAATTAAGCTCCTTAAGTTCTATCATATCGGTGTTAGTTCATAACTGAATTTGTGTCTATTTTCCCTTGGTTGTATTACCATTTTACTTAAACAAACAATGTCTCTGTACTAACCTTTTTTTAATTATGTGTAATTAACAGATTGGGAGTATGAAAGTTCATCAGGCTATTATTACAATCAAAGGACTAATTGCTATTATGATCCAAACTCTGGCTTTTTTTATACAGATTCTATAGGTATAGACATTCGGTTTTTTCTTTAATAATTCAAAACTCCACCTCCCCCCCACCCTAAACAAGAGATCCTTCTTTGTTCATGCTTTTCTCATGGTGAGTCAATGTTGTAGGTAAGTGGGTGACACGAGAGGAGGCCCTTGCTGCATCTCAAGAATCATCAGAATCTATCGGGAAGAAATCTATAATGGGGAAACCACCATTAGCAACAGCTAATAAACCGACCACTGAATCTAAGAGTGCTTCAATCGCTCAAACAGCACCTCCACCTGGGCGTGTTGTCTCCACACCACTCAATCCAATGCGATCTATTAAGGGTGCTCCTTCGTCTGTCACCGTTAGTAAGAGAAAAAGGGCAGCTGAAAAGCCTCAAGCTGTATCTGAAGAGGAAGCAGCTGCCATGAAGGCTAGGGAAGCTGCAAGGAAGAGAGTGGAAAAGAGAGAAAAACCATTGCTCGGACTTTACAAGCGCTAGTATGAGTGTTGCCGTAGATGTGTCAAGTTTGATAAAAGAGGTACATGTCATTAGAATCCTCAAGTAAACTACCACACATTAAAGAGCCAAAACTTGATATTTATCGCTATTTATGTTTTCCCTGATAGTACTTAATTCCGTGatcatatttttctttttatggcAACTTtctgaaatactattttttgtTATTTCACGTAGAATGATccttattagtatttttaaaaaaactgcaGGAATTCTGAATCAGTCCATGACCAACACACAAAGGCACTATGATGCATACATGTTTTCTCAAGCTTTCAAGATGCGCAAGATAACTTGCTTTAAAAAGGTGATCACAACTTATGATTATCAAATGTGAATCTGCGCAACTCGTGAGGTATCTACCAATGTTTTCTAAGCAGATGGATTGGTACTTCAAGATCGTAGCCTTAGTTTTGATGTATGGAAAGCGATCCATCGATTTGACTGATACTGCTAGTCTCAGCTAGTAAACCAGACGTTGGCATTTGGTTTTGTATCACTTATAGACAGCCTT
It encodes:
- the LOC140841871 gene encoding zinc finger protein ZOP1-like translates to MTEYWVSQGNKWCDICKIWISNNPASIRNHELGQRHKANVSQKLTTMREDKAAKDKEQKAAARLMEQIESKAKRSYQKDLASFQEARDSNANALLAEDNDKGTGGGSSISEDWEYESSSGYYYNQRTNCYYDPNSGFFYTDSIGKWVTREEALAASQESSESIGKKSIMGKPPLATANKPTTESKSASIAQTAPPPGRVVSTPLNPMRSIKGAPSSVTVSKRKRAAEKPQAVSEEEAAAMKAREAARKRVEKREKPLLGLYKR